One window of Cupriavidus oxalaticus genomic DNA carries:
- a CDS encoding lactate permease LctP family transporter, whose protein sequence is MQPWTQLYTPLGSLWLSALAAAIPILFFFIALAVWRMKGHVAAAVTLLLALGVAIFAYGMPVQQALASAGFGFAYGLWPIAWIIVTAVFLYKIVVKTGQFDIIRASVLAITDDQRLQMLLIGFAFGAFLEGAAGFGAPVAITAALLVGLGFNPLYAAGLCLIANTAPVAFGAMGIPIIVAGQVTGIDPFLIGAMAGRQLPLLSLLVPFWLVFMMDGAKGVRETWPAALVCGGSFAVTQYFTSNHIGPELPDITSALVSLVSLAAFLKVWQPRGASQRAGGAGSTVSGGTVALGGFGGGFGAAPVSRKASPYTLAQTLRAWAPFGILTAIVTVWSLQPFKALFAANGALAGTVLKFKVPGLDQMVIKAAPIVATPKAYEAVLKLDLLSAVGTAILLTALISAVLLRMKPRDLVVTFGETLVELARPVLSIGLVLAFAFVANYSGMSSTLALLLAGTGAAFPFFSPFLGWLGVFLTGSDTSSNALFCSLQNTTAHQIGVSDTLMVAANTTGGVTAKMISPQSIAVACAATGLVGKESELFRFTVKHSLLFAVVIGVITMVQAYLLPGMIPG, encoded by the coding sequence GTGCAACCCTGGACCCAACTCTATACGCCGCTAGGCAGCCTGTGGCTGTCGGCGCTGGCGGCGGCCATTCCCATCCTGTTCTTCTTCATCGCGCTGGCCGTGTGGCGCATGAAGGGCCATGTCGCCGCCGCGGTCACGTTGCTGCTGGCGCTCGGCGTGGCGATCTTCGCCTACGGCATGCCGGTGCAGCAGGCGCTGGCCTCGGCCGGCTTCGGCTTTGCCTACGGGCTGTGGCCGATCGCATGGATCATCGTGACCGCGGTGTTCCTCTACAAGATCGTGGTCAAGACCGGCCAGTTCGACATCATCCGCGCCTCGGTGCTGGCGATCACCGACGACCAGCGCCTGCAGATGCTGCTGATCGGCTTTGCCTTCGGCGCCTTCCTGGAAGGCGCGGCAGGCTTCGGCGCGCCGGTGGCGATCACCGCCGCGCTGCTGGTCGGCCTGGGCTTCAATCCGCTGTATGCCGCCGGACTGTGCCTGATCGCCAATACCGCGCCGGTGGCATTTGGCGCGATGGGTATTCCCATCATCGTGGCCGGACAGGTCACGGGCATCGATCCCTTCCTGATCGGCGCCATGGCCGGCCGCCAGCTGCCGCTGCTGTCGCTGCTGGTGCCGTTCTGGCTGGTGTTCATGATGGACGGCGCCAAGGGCGTGCGCGAGACCTGGCCGGCGGCGCTGGTGTGCGGCGGCAGCTTCGCGGTGACGCAGTACTTCACTTCCAACCATATCGGGCCGGAACTGCCGGACATCACCTCGGCGCTGGTCAGCCTGGTGTCGCTGGCGGCGTTCCTGAAGGTGTGGCAGCCGCGCGGCGCGTCGCAACGCGCTGGCGGCGCAGGCAGTACGGTCAGCGGCGGCACCGTGGCGCTGGGCGGCTTTGGCGGCGGCTTTGGCGCCGCGCCGGTGAGCCGCAAGGCATCGCCCTACACGCTGGCGCAGACGCTGCGCGCCTGGGCACCGTTCGGCATCCTGACGGCGATCGTCACGGTATGGAGCCTGCAGCCGTTCAAGGCGCTGTTCGCCGCCAACGGCGCGCTGGCGGGCACGGTGCTGAAGTTCAAGGTGCCGGGGCTGGACCAGATGGTGATCAAGGCCGCGCCGATCGTGGCCACGCCCAAGGCCTATGAGGCCGTGCTGAAGCTTGACCTGCTGTCCGCCGTGGGCACCGCCATCCTGCTGACCGCGCTGATCTCGGCCGTGCTGCTGCGCATGAAGCCGCGCGACCTGGTTGTTACCTTCGGCGAAACGCTGGTGGAACTGGCGCGCCCGGTGCTGTCGATCGGACTGGTGCTGGCCTTTGCCTTCGTCGCGAACTACTCCGGCATGTCGTCGACGCTGGCGCTGCTGCTGGCCGGCACCGGTGCCGCGTTCCCGTTCTTCTCGCCGTTCCTCGGCTGGCTGGGCGTGTTCCTGACCGGATCGGATACGTCGTCCAACGCGCTGTTCTGCTCGCTGCAGAACACCACCGCGCACCAGATTGGCGTGTCCGATACGCTGATGGTGGCGGCCAACACCACCGGCGGCGTGACCGCGAAGATGATTTCGCCGCAATCGATCGCAGTGGCCTGCGCGGCGACGGGACTGGTGGGGAAGGAATCGGAGCTGTTCCGGTTTACCGTCAAGCACAGCCTGTTGTTCGCGGTGGTCATCGGGGTCATCACGATGGTGCAGGCTTATCTCTTGCCTGGGATGATTCCGGGCTGA
- a CDS encoding LutB/LldF family L-lactate oxidation iron-sulfur protein: protein MSQNTLHFVAPQDFKARAREALDDPKLRQSFRGAMDFLQGKRLAQFPDADELERLRDLGEAVRQHALANLPDLLVQLEEQLAAAGVQVHWAETADDANRIIHGIAAARQASRVIKGKSMASEEIELNHYLAERGVECIESDMGEYIVQLAGEKPSHIVMPAIHKTKGDIAALFEQHIPDTPYTEDVDALIQTGRRALRQAFVGADIGLSGVNFAAADTGTLWLVENEGNGRLSTTVPDVHIAIMGMEKVVAKLEHIVPLSSLLTRSATGQAITTYFNLISGPRRDGERDGPREVHLVLLDNGRTQAYADAQLRATLQCIRCGACMNHCPVYTRIGGHAYGTTYPGPIGKIISPHLLGLEATADLPTASSLCGACGEVCPVRIPIPQLLVRLRTESNRDPEERVANPLRGQGAKYSKGEHLVWRFWSGAYSHPATYRMFRWAATRLRALAPSKQMGWTQHRTPLKPAAKSLADLLKEKGQPE, encoded by the coding sequence ATGAGCCAGAACACGCTGCATTTCGTCGCGCCGCAAGACTTCAAGGCGCGCGCGCGCGAGGCGCTGGACGATCCCAAGCTGCGCCAGAGCTTTCGCGGCGCGATGGACTTCCTGCAGGGCAAGCGGCTGGCGCAGTTTCCCGACGCCGATGAGCTGGAGCGGCTGCGCGACCTGGGCGAAGCGGTGCGCCAGCACGCGCTCGCCAACCTGCCGGACCTGCTGGTGCAACTGGAGGAACAGCTCGCCGCCGCCGGTGTGCAGGTCCACTGGGCCGAGACCGCCGACGACGCCAACCGCATCATCCACGGCATCGCGGCGGCAAGGCAGGCCAGTCGCGTGATCAAGGGCAAGTCGATGGCCAGCGAGGAAATCGAGCTGAACCATTACCTGGCCGAGCGCGGCGTCGAATGCATCGAGTCGGACATGGGCGAATACATCGTCCAGCTTGCCGGCGAGAAGCCGTCGCATATCGTGATGCCGGCGATCCACAAGACCAAGGGCGATATCGCCGCGCTGTTCGAGCAGCATATTCCTGACACGCCCTATACCGAGGACGTCGACGCGCTGATCCAGACCGGACGCCGCGCGCTGCGGCAGGCGTTCGTCGGCGCCGACATCGGCCTGTCCGGGGTCAACTTCGCCGCGGCGGACACCGGCACGCTGTGGCTGGTCGAGAACGAGGGCAACGGCCGCCTTTCGACAACGGTCCCCGATGTGCATATCGCCATCATGGGCATGGAAAAGGTGGTGGCGAAGCTCGAGCACATCGTGCCGCTGTCGAGCCTGCTGACGCGCTCGGCCACCGGGCAGGCGATCACCACGTACTTCAACCTGATCTCCGGCCCGCGCCGCGACGGCGAGCGCGACGGCCCGCGCGAGGTGCACCTGGTGCTGCTCGACAACGGCCGTACGCAGGCCTACGCCGACGCGCAGCTGCGCGCCACGCTGCAGTGCATCCGCTGCGGGGCATGCATGAACCATTGCCCGGTCTATACGCGCATCGGCGGCCATGCCTATGGCACGACTTATCCCGGTCCGATCGGCAAGATCATTTCGCCGCATCTGCTGGGGCTCGAGGCCACGGCGGACCTGCCCACCGCATCCAGCCTGTGCGGCGCCTGCGGCGAGGTCTGCCCGGTACGCATCCCGATCCCGCAATTACTGGTGCGCCTGCGCACCGAATCCAACCGCGATCCCGAGGAGCGGGTGGCCAACCCGCTGCGTGGCCAGGGCGCCAAGTACAGCAAGGGCGAGCACCTGGTGTGGCGCTTCTGGAGCGGGGCGTATTCGCACCCGGCCACTTACCGGATGTTCCGCTGGGCGGCCACCAGACTGCGTGCGCTGGCGCCGTCGAAGCAGATGGGATGGACGCAGCATCGCACGCCACTGAAGCCGGCGGCGAAGAGCCTGGCGGATCTGCTCAAGGAGAAGGGGCAGCCGGAGTAG
- a CDS encoding LutC/YkgG family protein: protein MSTPGARERMLGRLRAAAPTPASSTAELDRRIDGHFEARRHRAPSADELVDAMRMALQASHAEVWCTDAQAWPALLAAALAEAGVRRLLLDPASHAGAALAAALPPQVEAIGYDRPIEAWKAELFDTVDAGFTVARSGIAATGTLIVAPDAGSPRTVSLVPPLHVALVRASTLHQDLHMAARAERWRDGMPTNLVMISGPSKTSDIQQTLAYGAHGPRRLWVVIVQDIDKQNIDNKEAAQ, encoded by the coding sequence ATGAGCACGCCCGGCGCCCGCGAACGCATGCTGGGCCGGCTGCGCGCCGCCGCCCCCACGCCTGCGTCCTCCACCGCTGAACTGGATCGCCGCATCGATGGCCATTTCGAGGCGCGCCGGCATCGCGCGCCTAGCGCCGACGAGCTGGTCGATGCGATGCGCATGGCACTGCAAGCCTCGCACGCTGAAGTCTGGTGCACCGATGCGCAAGCGTGGCCGGCATTGCTGGCCGCCGCGCTGGCCGAAGCCGGCGTCCGGCGCCTGCTGCTCGATCCCGCAAGCCACGCCGGCGCGGCGCTGGCTGCCGCGCTGCCGCCCCAGGTCGAAGCCATCGGCTATGACCGCCCCATCGAAGCCTGGAAAGCCGAGCTGTTCGACACCGTCGACGCCGGCTTCACCGTGGCGCGCTCGGGCATTGCCGCCACCGGCACGCTGATCGTTGCACCGGACGCGGGATCGCCGCGCACGGTATCGCTGGTGCCGCCGCTGCACGTGGCGCTGGTGCGCGCATCGACGCTGCACCAGGACCTGCACATGGCCGCGCGCGCCGAACGCTGGCGCGACGGCATGCCGACCAACCTGGTGATGATCTCGGGCCCGTCCAAGACTTCCGATATCCAGCAGACGCTGGCCTACGGTGCGCACGGCCCGCGCCGGCTGTGGGTCGTCATCGTGCAGGACATCGACAAGCAGAACATCGATAACAAGGAGGCCGCGCAATGA
- a CDS encoding (Fe-S)-binding protein, whose product MKDRQYPNGPAPTQAYLFATCLVDLFVPQAGLDAVRLLEREGLTVHFPRAQSCCGQPAYSSGNPDAARAVARAQLDLFSQPWPVIVPSGSCAGMMRHHWPQLFADDPVAGPKARALAERIYELGEFLLHVLHVDFHNAVPPGQAPERIVLHTSCGARREMGTRQHGVALVDALPGVTRVEHQRESECCGFGGTFSLKHPDISGAMVRDKVASAFATDCERLVSADCGCLLNIGHTAAHDGAPLQVEHLASFLWRRTGGAA is encoded by the coding sequence ATGAAGGATCGTCAGTACCCCAACGGCCCTGCGCCTACGCAGGCCTATCTCTTTGCCACCTGCCTGGTCGACCTGTTCGTGCCGCAGGCCGGGCTCGACGCCGTGCGGCTGCTCGAGCGCGAAGGCCTCACCGTACACTTTCCGCGTGCGCAGAGCTGCTGCGGCCAGCCGGCTTACAGCAGCGGCAATCCCGACGCCGCGCGTGCGGTAGCCCGTGCGCAGCTGGACCTGTTCAGCCAGCCCTGGCCGGTCATCGTGCCGTCCGGGTCATGCGCCGGCATGATGCGCCACCACTGGCCGCAATTGTTCGCCGACGATCCCGTGGCCGGCCCGAAGGCGCGCGCGCTGGCCGAGCGGATTTACGAGCTGGGCGAATTCCTGCTGCACGTACTGCACGTTGATTTCCACAACGCCGTGCCGCCGGGCCAGGCGCCCGAGCGCATCGTGCTGCATACCTCCTGCGGCGCGCGCCGCGAAATGGGTACGCGCCAGCATGGCGTGGCACTGGTCGATGCATTGCCTGGCGTGACCCGCGTCGAGCATCAGCGCGAGTCGGAATGCTGCGGCTTCGGCGGCACGTTTTCGCTCAAGCATCCCGATATCTCCGGTGCGATGGTGCGCGACAAGGTTGCGTCCGCCTTCGCCACCGACTGCGAGCGGCTGGTGTCGGCCGACTGCGGCTGCCTGCTCAATATCGGCCATACCGCCGCGCATGACGGCGCCCCGCTGCAGGTCGAACACCTGGCCAGCTTCCTGTGGCGGCGCACCGGAGGTGCCGCATGA
- a CDS encoding FadR/GntR family transcriptional regulator: MREMETALLDGTWPPGTRLPAERVLAEQYAVARNTVREAIQRLAARGLLQSRRGAGVYATDQLRAGIASPWGQLVADHPALRDDILEFRRVLEGATAYFAALRANAADVRRIRTLMDELERARAADDKQAEADADARLHDAIALASHNTMFLHLHTSVIGMLREHITINGTGLREQDDSASELLLLQHRTLCEAICARRPEEARTAMQTHIDFVRSRVEQDGS, translated from the coding sequence ATGCGCGAGATGGAAACCGCGCTGCTGGACGGTACGTGGCCGCCGGGCACCCGGCTACCGGCCGAGCGCGTGCTGGCCGAGCAGTACGCGGTGGCGCGCAACACCGTGCGCGAAGCCATCCAGCGCCTGGCCGCGCGCGGCCTGCTGCAAAGCCGGCGCGGCGCCGGCGTCTATGCCACCGACCAGTTGCGCGCCGGCATTGCTTCCCCATGGGGCCAGCTGGTGGCCGACCATCCCGCGCTGCGTGACGACATCCTGGAGTTCCGCCGCGTACTGGAAGGCGCGACCGCCTATTTCGCCGCGCTGCGCGCCAACGCCGCCGACGTCAGGCGCATCCGCACCCTGATGGATGAACTCGAACGCGCCCGCGCCGCCGACGACAAGCAAGCCGAGGCCGATGCCGATGCGCGCCTGCATGACGCCATCGCGCTGGCTTCGCACAACACCATGTTCCTGCACCTGCATACCAGCGTGATCGGCATGCTGCGCGAACACATCACCATCAATGGCACCGGACTGCGCGAACAGGACGACAGCGCCTCGGAACTGTTGCTGCTGCAGCACCGGACGCTATGCGAGGCGATCTGCGCGCGCCGGCCGGAAGAAGCGCGCACGGCGATGCAGACGCATATCGACTTCGTGCGCAGCCGGGTCGAGCAGGACGGGAGCTGA
- a CDS encoding AI-2E family transporter has protein sequence MKDPDQTNAPRLLPAAWYSVGAVAYVLTALALWTVLQANLVAALLSGLLLYSLVDVLAPRLKRLNQRHDALAVAILSALILLGLSLAGWLLVRFISGEGNTLDGLLNHVADIIDQSRGQLPPWLSDALPNGVDELANALIEALRAHAAMAQKLGAEVLRTLVHILIGLVIGAMVALYRAVSRPNRRPLAAALVARARTLQQAFSQFIFAQIQISTINTLLTAIYLLLVLPLFGVHLPLSKTLVVITFVAGLLPVLGNLISNTAIVVASLSVSLPIAVGSLVFLVVIHKLEYFLNARIIGARIQAAAWELLVVMLLMETLFGIPGVIAGPIFYAYLKRELAGAGLI, from the coding sequence ATGAAAGACCCCGACCAGACCAACGCCCCGCGCCTGCTGCCGGCCGCGTGGTACAGCGTCGGTGCCGTCGCCTATGTCCTGACTGCGCTGGCGCTCTGGACCGTGCTCCAAGCGAACCTGGTGGCAGCCTTGCTGTCCGGGCTGCTGCTGTATTCCCTGGTGGATGTGCTGGCGCCGCGGTTGAAGCGGCTGAACCAGCGGCACGATGCGCTGGCGGTGGCAATCCTATCGGCGTTGATCCTGCTGGGGCTGTCGTTGGCAGGCTGGCTGCTGGTGCGCTTTATCAGCGGGGAAGGCAATACGCTGGATGGCTTGCTCAATCATGTCGCGGACATTATCGACCAGTCGCGCGGGCAGTTGCCGCCGTGGCTCAGTGACGCGCTGCCCAACGGCGTGGACGAGCTGGCCAATGCGCTGATCGAAGCGCTGCGCGCGCATGCTGCCATGGCGCAGAAGCTGGGGGCGGAGGTGTTGCGCACGCTGGTGCATATCCTGATCGGCCTGGTGATCGGCGCGATGGTGGCGCTTTACCGCGCCGTGTCACGGCCGAACCGCCGTCCCTTGGCGGCTGCGCTGGTGGCGCGGGCGCGCACGCTGCAGCAGGCGTTCTCGCAGTTCATCTTTGCGCAGATCCAGATTTCGACGATCAATACCTTGCTGACGGCGATTTACCTGCTGCTGGTGCTGCCGCTGTTCGGCGTGCACCTGCCCCTGTCGAAGACGCTGGTGGTCATCACCTTCGTGGCCGGCTTGCTGCCGGTGCTGGGCAACCTGATTTCCAATACCGCCATCGTGGTGGCGTCCCTGTCGGTATCGCTGCCGATCGCGGTGGGTTCGCTGGTGTTCCTGGTGGTGATCCACAAGCTGGAGTATTTCCTGAACGCCCGCATCATCGGCGCGCGCATCCAGGCCGCGGCGTGGGAGCTGCTGGTCGTGATGCTGCTGATGGAGACGCTGTTCGGCATTCCCGGCGTGATCGCCGGCCCGATTTTCTATGCATACCTGAAGCGGGAACTGGCCGGTGCCGGCCTGATATAA
- the tssA gene encoding type VI secretion system protein TssA: MKAKSRAARSDARQAIRLAELAQPIDAAHPCGPDLEYDPEFVVLMAKAAPGAEAQYGDFVTQAEPPNWTELERDCRRLLMRSKDIRLLNLLLRCRTRLDHAEGLRDGMALLQRLLADYPEDIHPQLMVEGEHDPALRANAFAALVDPDGLLADIREIVLAGNAATRLQVRDIERALGVPHPADALAPESVRQQLDALRRQGMPQIAAMDEAYGLAAILQHWGDETLAGHAPDLAPLGKLLRLVGNPELAGTTVAEAMADRPVKPGPMPMSDASHSMAPSAPAALPVIPDPGDSPAGRDAALRQVRAVRQWFEQHEPSSPVALLLWQVERLIGKRFEDVYRAIPEELVERWVRESA, translated from the coding sequence ATGAAGGCAAAATCCAGGGCAGCCAGATCCGATGCGCGCCAGGCAATCCGCCTCGCCGAGCTGGCACAGCCGATCGATGCCGCACATCCTTGCGGCCCCGATCTCGAATACGACCCGGAATTCGTCGTCCTGATGGCAAAGGCGGCGCCCGGCGCGGAAGCACAATACGGCGATTTCGTTACGCAGGCCGAGCCACCGAACTGGACAGAGCTCGAGCGCGACTGCCGGCGCCTGCTGATGCGCAGCAAGGACATCCGCTTGCTGAACCTGCTGCTTCGCTGCCGCACGCGGCTCGACCACGCCGAGGGCCTGCGCGATGGCATGGCGCTGCTGCAACGCCTGCTGGCTGACTATCCGGAAGACATCCATCCCCAGCTCATGGTGGAAGGTGAACACGATCCGGCACTGCGCGCCAACGCCTTCGCGGCGCTGGTCGACCCGGACGGCCTTCTCGCCGATATACGCGAGATCGTGCTGGCAGGCAATGCGGCAACGCGCCTGCAGGTCAGGGATATCGAACGGGCGTTGGGGGTACCTCATCCTGCCGATGCCCTCGCGCCCGAATCCGTGCGCCAGCAGCTGGACGCGTTGCGACGCCAGGGCATGCCCCAGATTGCCGCCATGGATGAAGCCTACGGCCTGGCAGCGATCTTGCAGCATTGGGGCGATGAGACGCTGGCGGGCCATGCGCCGGACCTCGCGCCGCTTGGAAAGTTACTTCGGCTCGTCGGCAATCCGGAACTCGCGGGCACGACCGTGGCGGAGGCAATGGCCGATCGCCCCGTCAAGCCTGGGCCGATGCCCATGTCAGATGCCTCTCACTCCATGGCGCCATCGGCGCCTGCCGCCCTGCCAGTCATCCCGGACCCCGGCGATAGCCCCGCTGGCCGCGATGCCGCCTTGCGCCAGGTCCGGGCTGTGCGCCAGTGGTTCGAGCAGCATGAACCCAGCAGCCCGGTTGCCCTGCTGCTATGGCAGGTCGAGCGCCTGATCGGCAAGCGCTTCGAAGACGTCTACCGCGCCATACCGGAGGAACTTGTCGAGCGCTGGGTGCGGGAGTCCGCATAG
- the tssG gene encoding type VI secretion system baseplate subunit TssG, protein MAMSQTDNSIGQRGAARSVADDAQRAPWKVSFLGLLRALSAQHADLPPAGRAIRPQAECFRIGQAASLAFAPREIARLEMQAGRLRIQLFGLGMLGPNGALPIHHTEIVRERTEAHRDGTTAAFLDLFHHRALTQFYQAWAGSQATAGLDRPDEEVFSRYVGWLAGQDPGEIRRGPLPAHARLSASAHHVRESRCPDGIAGTVSHFFGVPVRLEEFVLHWIVLDPAEHSRLARPGSPGVMGQGALLGDMVPDRQHKFRLVIGPLHLQQYLNFTPNGRDLPVLVEWVRSFIGFEYEWELQLQIKPHCAPPAVLGAQEGLGWSTWLGEADQQRAITGMVFDPEKYVTH, encoded by the coding sequence ATAGCCATGAGCCAGACCGACAACAGTATCGGCCAGCGCGGCGCCGCGCGCTCCGTCGCAGACGATGCGCAACGCGCGCCATGGAAGGTCAGCTTCCTCGGGCTCTTGCGCGCGCTGTCGGCGCAGCATGCCGACCTGCCGCCGGCCGGCCGCGCCATCCGACCGCAAGCGGAATGCTTCCGCATTGGCCAGGCCGCCTCGCTGGCGTTTGCGCCGCGCGAGATTGCCCGGCTTGAGATGCAGGCGGGCCGGTTGCGAATCCAGCTGTTCGGGCTCGGCATGCTAGGCCCCAATGGCGCCTTGCCGATCCATCACACGGAAATTGTCAGGGAGCGCACCGAGGCACACCGCGACGGGACGACTGCGGCCTTCCTCGACCTGTTCCATCATCGCGCGCTGACGCAGTTCTACCAGGCCTGGGCGGGCTCGCAGGCCACGGCGGGGCTCGACCGGCCGGACGAGGAAGTCTTTTCGCGCTACGTGGGCTGGCTGGCGGGGCAGGATCCCGGAGAAATCCGCCGCGGCCCGTTGCCGGCGCACGCGCGCCTGTCCGCGAGCGCCCACCATGTGCGCGAGTCGCGCTGTCCCGATGGCATCGCCGGGACGGTGTCGCACTTCTTTGGCGTACCGGTGCGGCTGGAGGAGTTCGTGCTGCACTGGATCGTGCTAGATCCGGCCGAACACAGCCGTCTCGCCCGCCCCGGTTCGCCAGGCGTGATGGGCCAGGGCGCGCTGCTGGGCGACATGGTCCCCGACCGGCAGCACAAGTTCCGTCTCGTCATCGGCCCGCTGCATCTGCAGCAGTACCTGAACTTCACGCCCAACGGGCGCGATCTGCCGGTGCTGGTGGAATGGGTCCGGTCCTTCATCGGCTTCGAATACGAGTGGGAGCTGCAGCTGCAGATAAAGCCGCATTGCGCGCCGCCTGCCGTGCTCGGTGCGCAAGAGGGCCTGGGCTGGTCGACCTGGCTGGGTGAGGCCGACCAGCAGCGCGCCATCACCGGCATGGTCTTCGACCCCGAGAAGTACGTCACACACTGA